A region from the Microcella frigidaquae genome encodes:
- a CDS encoding FMN-binding negative transcriptional regulator, with the protein MRHTPHYLLTDPEEVRRLIRENPWLTIVSHTAAGLVASHYAFLLDEEASTGDDIVLIGHLGRPDEVAHELGRHEVMLIAQGPHGYISPSWYAPGDIIPTWNHVTAHLWGTPEILSDEENIAALDHLTNHFEQHVDEPRGLHLDPEYSRRVARGTIGVRLRVSRFDARAKLSQNKTPEVVDRIVAALEGEGPYAHPGLAREMRRVHDPRDS; encoded by the coding sequence ATGCGTCACACGCCGCACTACCTGCTGACCGACCCGGAGGAGGTGCGCCGGCTGATCCGCGAGAACCCGTGGCTGACGATCGTGTCGCACACCGCGGCCGGGCTGGTCGCCTCGCACTACGCCTTCCTCCTCGATGAGGAGGCGTCGACGGGCGACGACATCGTGCTGATCGGCCACCTGGGGCGGCCCGACGAGGTCGCCCACGAGCTCGGCCGGCACGAGGTGATGCTCATCGCGCAGGGCCCGCACGGCTACATCTCGCCCAGCTGGTACGCCCCCGGCGACATCATCCCGACCTGGAACCACGTGACCGCCCACCTGTGGGGCACGCCCGAGATCCTCAGCGACGAGGAGAACATCGCGGCCCTCGATCACCTCACGAACCACTTCGAGCAGCACGTCGACGAGCCGCGCGGCCTGCACCTCGACCCGGAGTATTCTCGTCGTGTCGCCCGCGGCACGATCGGGGTGCGACTGCGCGTCTCCCGATTCGACGCGCGCGCCAAGCTCAGCCAGAACAAGACCCCCGAGGTCGTCGACCGTATCGTCGCCGCGCTCGAGGGCGAGGGCCCGTACGCCCACCCCGGCCTGGCCCGCGAGATGAGGAGAGTCCATGATCCGCGCGATTCGTAA
- a CDS encoding DNA-formamidopyrimidine glycosylase family protein, with protein MPEGHSVHRIARQFARHFVGERVLVSSPQGRFADGAALLDGRTMSDAKAVGKQMFLEFDGALWLRVHLGIYGAWDFAGSVTQDATQRSAGGRMGQTNQRGTEADAAAASADAARDARSTVVGEHESSLASIGAPRRTRLRMAEAEKESVLDDAALEGFPPEPIGQVRVRLLTERAVADLRGPTACEVLDPAGVQAVIDALGPDPLVDDPRAGEERFVERVRRRRTPIGLLLMDQSVVSGIGNVYRAEILFRARLDPHAPGSSLPAELLRDLWRDWVYLLGVGVETGQMLTMDGLDEQGYRAALRNRADRHWVYKREGLPCRICRTNIALEIAAGRKLYWCPSCQEGR; from the coding sequence GTGCCCGAAGGCCACTCCGTTCATCGCATCGCGCGGCAGTTCGCGCGGCACTTCGTCGGCGAGCGCGTGCTCGTCAGCTCGCCGCAGGGCCGTTTCGCCGACGGCGCGGCCCTACTCGACGGCCGCACCATGAGCGATGCGAAGGCCGTCGGCAAGCAGATGTTCCTCGAGTTCGACGGCGCCCTCTGGCTGCGCGTGCACCTCGGCATCTACGGCGCGTGGGACTTCGCTGGCTCTGTGACGCAGGACGCCACCCAGCGCTCGGCCGGCGGACGCATGGGGCAGACCAACCAGCGGGGCACGGAGGCTGACGCCGCTGCGGCGTCTGCTGACGCGGCACGGGATGCTCGCTCGACGGTCGTCGGCGAGCACGAATCCTCGCTCGCCTCGATCGGAGCCCCCCGCCGCACGCGTCTGCGCATGGCCGAAGCCGAGAAGGAGAGCGTTCTCGACGACGCCGCCCTCGAGGGGTTCCCGCCCGAGCCGATCGGCCAGGTGCGCGTGCGGCTGCTCACCGAGCGGGCGGTCGCCGACCTGCGCGGGCCGACCGCGTGCGAGGTGCTCGACCCGGCCGGCGTGCAGGCGGTCATCGACGCGCTCGGGCCCGACCCGCTCGTCGACGACCCGCGCGCGGGGGAGGAGCGCTTCGTCGAGCGCGTGCGGAGGCGCCGGACGCCCATCGGCCTGCTGCTCATGGACCAGTCGGTGGTGAGCGGCATCGGCAACGTGTACCGGGCCGAGATCCTCTTCCGGGCGCGACTCGACCCGCACGCGCCGGGCTCGTCGCTGCCGGCGGAGCTGCTGCGCGACCTCTGGCGCGACTGGGTCTACCTGCTCGGGGTCGGCGTCGAGACCGGGCAGATGCTGACCATGGACGGCCTCGACGAGCAGGGCTACCGCGCTGCCCTGCGCAATCGGGCCGACCGGCACTGGGTCTACAAGCGCGAGGGCCTGCCGTGCCGCATCTGCCGCACGAATATCGCCCTCGAGATCGCCGCGGGGCGCAAGCTCTACTGGTGCCCGAGCTGCCAGGAGGGCCGCTGA
- a CDS encoding ribose-5-phosphate isomerase, with amino-acid sequence MRIHVATDHAGLEFSQTVREHVAAQGHEVHDHGPQSYDPLDDYPSFCINAARAVARDQAAGVEALGIVFGGSGNGEQIAANKVQGIRAALVWSDATATLAREHNDANVIAIGARQHTVDEALRFIDLFIGTPFPGEERHARRIAQLAEYETTGQIAGHEIV; translated from the coding sequence ATGCGCATCCACGTCGCGACCGACCACGCCGGCCTCGAGTTCAGCCAGACGGTGCGCGAGCACGTCGCCGCTCAGGGGCATGAGGTGCACGATCACGGGCCGCAGTCGTACGACCCGCTCGACGATTACCCGAGCTTCTGCATCAACGCCGCCCGCGCCGTCGCGCGCGACCAGGCGGCGGGCGTCGAGGCGCTCGGCATCGTCTTCGGCGGCTCGGGCAACGGCGAGCAGATCGCCGCGAACAAGGTGCAGGGCATCCGCGCCGCCCTGGTGTGGAGCGACGCGACCGCGACCCTCGCCCGCGAGCACAACGATGCCAACGTCATCGCGATCGGCGCACGCCAACACACGGTCGACGAGGCGCTGCGCTTCATCGACCTCTTCATCGGCACGCCCTTCCCGGGCGAGGAGCGCCACGCGCGCCGCATCGCGCAGCTCGCCGAGTACGAGACCACCGGCCAGATCGCCGGGCACGAGATCGTCTAG
- a CDS encoding SDR family oxidoreductase has product MTRTYVVTGAASGIGAATAALLTGQGHRVIGVDLHDADVTVDLTTHEGRTALVTHVTELSGGRIDAIIANAGLATESTATVAVNYFGAIATLEGLRPLLAGSDAPRASATASMASLFPVDDALVDACLAHDEPAALHRAQQLLDEGQGGLIYGSTKRALARWIRRNAATPEWAGAGIPLNAVAPGVIRTAMTAQFTSTEEAEKAILQMVPMPLNGIADAPVVANLIAFLTSVENSHLCGQVVFVDGGSDVVIRGDSTW; this is encoded by the coding sequence ATGACTCGCACCTACGTCGTCACCGGCGCCGCCAGCGGCATCGGGGCCGCGACCGCCGCCCTCCTCACCGGGCAGGGCCACCGCGTCATCGGGGTCGACCTTCATGACGCCGACGTCACCGTTGACCTCACCACGCACGAGGGGCGCACCGCGCTCGTCACTCACGTCACCGAGCTCAGCGGCGGCCGCATCGACGCGATCATCGCCAACGCCGGCCTCGCCACCGAGTCGACCGCCACGGTCGCCGTCAACTACTTCGGAGCGATCGCGACGCTCGAGGGGCTGCGGCCGCTGCTGGCGGGCTCGGATGCTCCGCGCGCGTCAGCGACCGCGTCGATGGCCTCGCTCTTCCCGGTCGACGACGCGCTCGTCGACGCATGCCTCGCCCACGACGAGCCGGCCGCGCTGCACCGCGCGCAGCAGCTGCTCGACGAGGGGCAGGGCGGGCTCATCTACGGCTCGACCAAGCGCGCGCTGGCGCGCTGGATCCGCCGGAATGCGGCGACGCCCGAGTGGGCCGGTGCGGGCATCCCGCTCAATGCCGTCGCCCCGGGAGTCATCCGCACTGCCATGACAGCGCAGTTCACGTCGACGGAGGAGGCCGAGAAGGCGATCCTGCAGATGGTGCCGATGCCGCTCAACGGCATCGCCGACGCGCCCGTCGTGGCGAACCTCATCGCGTTCTTGACGAGCGTCGAGAACTCGCACCTCTGCGGTCAGGTCGTCTTCGTCGACGGCGGCAGCGACGTGGTGATCCGCGGCGACTCGACCTGGTAG
- a CDS encoding cupin domain-containing protein — MTLPLDAATVLQALELELEHEPVDAEQVVEGSPTTGIAALTELDDWEVGVWEITPGTVTDVEVEEVFIVLRGHSILRRGDGSEVELRAGSVGRLDDGEETEWRVLETLRKIYIA, encoded by the coding sequence GTGACCCTTCCCCTCGACGCAGCAACGGTGCTGCAGGCCCTCGAGCTCGAACTCGAGCACGAGCCCGTCGACGCCGAACAGGTCGTCGAGGGCTCGCCCACCACGGGTATCGCCGCCCTCACCGAGCTCGACGACTGGGAGGTCGGGGTGTGGGAGATCACGCCCGGCACCGTCACCGACGTCGAGGTCGAAGAGGTGTTCATCGTGCTGCGCGGGCACTCCATCCTGCGCCGCGGTGACGGCTCCGAGGTCGAGCTGCGCGCCGGCTCGGTCGGCCGCCTCGACGACGGCGAGGAGACCGAGTGGCGGGTGCTCGAGACGCTCCGCAAGATCTACATCGCGTGA
- a CDS encoding NAD(P)/FAD-dependent oxidoreductase, with amino-acid sequence MHTTVFERQRPDARLITESLEGSRLQPFWLDDLPERPVRPALAATVQADLAVVGGGYTGLWTALLAKRRNPDVRVVLLEGKRIGWAASGRNGGFVEATLTHGAKNGETRFPDELATLDRLGMQNLDEIQATVEAERWDCDFERVGSFAVATESYQVAALEAAHDGEHELFYDAAAMRAQINSPTYEGGLWSVRDTALVHPGKLADSLLGAVLDAGVEVFEGTPVLDLRAERDAIELRTREGAVRAARVALATNAFPSLLKRYRLHTVPVYDYVLMTEPLTDAQLASIGWQGRPGVADSANQFHYYRLSADNRILWGGYDAIYHFGGRIRPQYDDRRESYEKLASHFFTTFPQLEGVRFTHRWAGVIDTCSRFCAFHATAHQGRVAYSAGFTGLGVAATRFAANVMLDQLAGETTERTSLDMVRSMPLPFPPEPATYPAVQSVRWALDRADHNSGKRNAFLRTLDAVGLGFDS; translated from the coding sequence ATGCACACGACCGTCTTCGAGCGCCAGCGACCCGACGCCCGCCTCATCACCGAGAGCCTCGAGGGCTCGCGGCTGCAGCCGTTCTGGCTCGACGACCTGCCCGAGCGTCCGGTTCGTCCGGCGCTCGCCGCGACCGTGCAGGCCGACCTCGCCGTCGTCGGCGGCGGCTACACCGGGCTCTGGACGGCCCTGCTCGCCAAGCGCCGCAACCCCGACGTCCGCGTCGTGCTGCTCGAGGGCAAGCGCATCGGCTGGGCGGCCAGCGGTCGCAACGGCGGCTTCGTCGAAGCCACCCTCACCCACGGCGCCAAAAACGGCGAGACCCGGTTCCCCGACGAGCTCGCCACGCTCGACCGGCTCGGCATGCAGAACCTCGACGAGATCCAGGCCACGGTCGAGGCCGAGCGCTGGGACTGCGACTTCGAGCGCGTCGGCTCCTTCGCCGTTGCGACCGAGAGCTACCAGGTGGCCGCGCTCGAGGCCGCCCACGACGGCGAGCACGAGCTGTTCTACGACGCCGCCGCGATGCGCGCGCAGATCAACTCGCCCACCTATGAGGGCGGGCTGTGGTCGGTGCGGGATACGGCGCTCGTGCATCCCGGAAAGCTCGCCGATTCTCTGCTCGGTGCCGTGCTCGATGCCGGCGTCGAGGTCTTCGAGGGCACCCCGGTGCTCGACCTGCGCGCCGAGCGGGACGCCATCGAGCTGCGCACGCGCGAGGGTGCTGTTCGTGCCGCACGGGTGGCGCTCGCCACCAACGCCTTTCCATCGCTGCTCAAGCGCTACCGCCTGCACACCGTGCCGGTCTACGACTACGTTCTCATGACCGAACCGCTCACGGATGCCCAACTCGCGTCGATCGGGTGGCAGGGTCGGCCGGGCGTCGCCGACAGCGCCAACCAGTTCCACTACTACCGCCTCAGTGCCGACAACCGCATCCTGTGGGGTGGATACGACGCGATCTACCACTTCGGCGGGCGCATCCGCCCGCAGTACGACGACCGTCGCGAGTCGTACGAGAAGCTCGCCAGCCACTTCTTCACGACCTTCCCGCAGCTCGAGGGCGTGCGCTTCACGCACCGCTGGGCGGGCGTCATCGACACGTGCAGCCGCTTCTGCGCGTTCCACGCGACCGCGCACCAGGGCCGCGTCGCCTACTCGGCGGGCTTCACGGGACTCGGGGTCGCGGCCACCCGCTTCGCGGCGAACGTCATGCTCGACCAGCTCGCCGGCGAGACCACCGAGCGCACCTCGCTCGACATGGTGCGCAGCATGCCGCTGCCCTTCCCGCCCGAGCCCGCCACCTATCCGGCCGTGCAGTCGGTGCGCTGGGCGCTCGACCGCGCAGATCACAATTCGGGAAAGAGAAATGCCTTCCTGCGCACGCTCGACGCCGTGGGGCTAGGGTTCGACTCGTGA
- a CDS encoding alpha-amylase family protein, with amino-acid sequence MPNLEPAAALDAARRPDTDDDAWAAFRARAEAEAPRMATLLTQLYGTADALPGLMTVLAEHWQQRSPALRALDDQRLADPDWFQSNRLLGGVCYVDRWAGDLEGVRARIPYFRELGLTYLHLMPLFAAPAENSDGGYAVSSYREVNPALGTMEQLQALAAELHENGIALVLDFILNHTSNEHEWAQRALAGEKQFEDYYWVFPDRTMPDQFEQHVREIFPDNHSGSFVPMPDGSGRWVWATFHDFQWDLNYSNPAVLAAMVGEMLFLANQGVDILRMDAVAFIWKRLGTACENLPEAHVLIQLFTAALRVAAPAVMFKSEAIVHPDQVVEYISVEKCRISYNPLQMALIWNSLATRDGRMLQQALDRRHTLPAGTAWVNYVRSHDDIGWTFADEDAAELGIDGFDHRRFLNSFYVNRFAGSFARGIPFQDNPKTGDCRISGTTASLAGLEAGDAGAIDRILLAHSIVLSTGGIPLIYLGDEVGQLNDPHWADDPSQADDSRWAHRPHYPAELYAQRTDPTTTAGRLYAGLQHLITVRRATPEFAGNTLIGFDAKNPHIIGYQRPGPRGPVVCFANVADDPQPIDPLTLSGLPGVMTDLLTDAHHDLRAGLTLPAHGAVWLRG; translated from the coding sequence GTGCCGAACCTCGAGCCCGCCGCCGCACTCGACGCCGCGCGGCGGCCCGACACCGACGACGACGCCTGGGCCGCCTTCCGCGCCCGCGCCGAGGCCGAGGCCCCGCGCATGGCGACCCTTCTCACCCAGCTCTACGGCACCGCCGACGCCCTGCCCGGCCTGATGACCGTGCTCGCCGAGCACTGGCAGCAGCGCTCCCCCGCGCTCCGGGCGCTCGATGACCAGCGCCTGGCCGACCCCGACTGGTTCCAGTCGAACCGCTTGCTCGGCGGCGTCTGCTACGTCGACCGCTGGGCGGGCGACCTCGAGGGCGTGCGGGCGCGCATCCCGTACTTCCGCGAGCTGGGCCTCACCTACCTGCACCTCATGCCGCTGTTCGCGGCGCCGGCCGAGAACAGCGACGGCGGCTACGCGGTGTCGAGCTACCGCGAGGTGAACCCCGCCCTCGGCACCATGGAACAGTTGCAGGCCCTCGCCGCCGAGCTGCACGAGAACGGCATCGCGCTCGTGCTCGACTTCATCCTCAACCACACTTCCAACGAGCACGAGTGGGCCCAGCGCGCGCTCGCCGGCGAGAAGCAGTTCGAGGACTACTACTGGGTCTTCCCCGACCGCACGATGCCCGACCAGTTCGAGCAGCACGTGCGCGAGATCTTCCCCGACAACCACTCCGGCTCGTTCGTGCCGATGCCCGACGGCAGTGGGCGGTGGGTGTGGGCGACGTTCCACGACTTCCAGTGGGATCTCAACTACTCGAACCCCGCGGTGCTGGCCGCCATGGTGGGCGAGATGCTGTTTCTCGCTAATCAGGGGGTGGACATCCTGCGCATGGACGCGGTCGCGTTCATCTGGAAGCGGCTCGGCACCGCCTGCGAGAACCTGCCCGAGGCGCACGTGCTGATCCAGCTGTTCACGGCGGCCCTGCGCGTCGCGGCGCCCGCGGTGATGTTCAAGAGCGAGGCGATCGTGCATCCCGACCAGGTGGTGGAGTACATCTCGGTCGAGAAGTGCCGCATCAGCTACAACCCGCTGCAGATGGCGCTGATCTGGAACTCACTGGCCACGCGCGATGGGCGGATGCTGCAGCAGGCGCTCGACCGCCGCCACACCCTGCCCGCCGGCACCGCGTGGGTCAACTACGTGCGAAGTCACGACGACATCGGCTGGACGTTCGCCGATGAAGACGCCGCCGAGCTCGGCATCGACGGATTCGACCACCGCCGGTTCTTGAACAGCTTCTACGTCAACCGTTTCGCGGGCAGCTTTGCCCGGGGCATCCCGTTTCAAGACAACCCGAAGACCGGCGACTGCCGCATCTCGGGCACGACTGCCTCACTTGCCGGCCTCGAGGCGGGCGATGCGGGGGCGATCGACCGCATTCTGCTCGCCCACTCGATCGTGCTGTCGACGGGCGGCATTCCGCTCATCTACCTGGGCGACGAGGTCGGCCAGCTGAACGACCCGCACTGGGCCGACGACCCCAGCCAGGCCGACGACAGCCGCTGGGCGCACCGCCCGCACTACCCCGCCGAGCTCTACGCGCAGCGCACCGACCCGACGACGACCGCGGGCCGCCTCTACGCCGGCCTGCAGCACCTCATCACGGTGCGCCGCGCCACCCCCGAGTTCGCCGGCAACACCCTCATCGGCTTCGACGCCAAGAACCCGCACATCATCGGCTACCAGCGCCCCGGCCCCCGCGGCCCCGTCGTCTGCTTCGCCAACGTCGCCGACGACCCGCAGCCCATCGACCCGCTGACTCTCTCGGGCCTGCCCGGG